The nucleotide window TTCTTCTGCTCAAGCCAGGACCGACGACTCTTTATTGGCTTCTTGCAATGGACCGGCTTGTTGCTGGACGCAGCCATCGCCGTTGTCGCCTGGCGTACTCTTGCCTGGGCCCGAACCACTAAATCCCGCCTGAGAACTTTGAGCGTCATTCTTCTGGTCTCCTCGCTGGGCGCTGCGCTGGCATACTGGACGTCACGCCTAGTATTTCACGCCAGCCTAGCTGGCTACCATTTTAGGGGCCTCGACTCCCTCTACTTCTTTGATGTTGTGGTCGACGGCCTGGCATTCTCCGCCTTCCTCATTGCTACCAGCCTCCTCGCCACCGAAGGAAGTCCTCTGTCGCTGGTGGGCACCATTACTTTCATCCTTGGCCTCCCGCTAGCCGTCCAGAAGACGAGGTTGATTGGGACGTGGGAGAACGTGTCGCCCGTCGTGACTTACCTGGCACTAATGTGTATCTGCTTCGGATTCTCGTCGTTTATCTACGCAAGCAACATGCAGTCCGTTGCCATTGTGCATCGGGCCTTCGTGGTGTTTCTTCTCGTCATTCTCACCATCGCGGCGACCATCTACACTCCGATCAAGGCACTCCAAATTGTCGATAACCATCCGCTGGTCAAGGTCATCTACAATGCCAGGATTGAAGCTGACCGATGGTTGCGCCACGCCACCGTCAGCGACTCGTTGCCCGTCGCAGTCCAGGAATACAAAGAGCGCCACAACGGGCGAGAGCCGCCCCCGAAGTTTGACATCTGGTATGACTTCGCCAAAAACCGCCGCTCGGAGATCCTCGATCACTTTCCGCAAATGGAAAATGACCTCCTCCCGTTCTGGGGCATACCGCCGGCAAAAATCAGAGAGGATACCCGCCGTGCCGCGGCGGAGCCCGACATGGCCATGCTTCAGATCCGGGGGGGCAAGCCTCAGCACAATCTTCCTCCGGGAAGCCCGTACAAGGCCGTAATGGATGATCTGCTTGACCTAGTGAAGGGCTTTGCCGGACACCTTCCGGACATGGAACTCACCATCAACTTAGACGAGCGGCCCCGGGTGCTTGCGCCGTGGGATGAGGTGCAGAGGGTTACTCGCACGGCATATCGGAAGCGAGTAAGCAAGTTGCTGCCGAGGGCCGCTCCCAATCTCGGCGAGATGCCCGAGGCTCAGGCCGCCATCACCGACAAGCTTGTGGCCCAAAAGAACTTCACTTCGGTGAGGGCGCTCCGGGAGATGACAGCGCTGACTTGTCCGCCGGGGACTAAGGCGCGCGCGGCAACCCACTGGGATATCCGAGACTTTTGCACTGCGTGTGCCGAACCGCAGTCTCAAGGCCTTTACCTGGCGAACTGGCCGCTGTCCCAAGACATCTGCCACCAGTCCGATCTGCTCCGCCTGCACAGCTTCCACATGACTTCTCCCGAGCTACGTCCTCTGCAGGAGCTGGTCCCCGTCTTCAGCCGGGCGAAAACGGACAGCTACAGCGACATCCTCATACCGCTCCGGCGCATTAGCGAACCAGCCGAGCCGACCACAGAGACCTTCGACATGAAATACAAACAACTCTTTTGGCGCGGAAACGTGGCCCGGCTCGGCTCCAGCCACGAGctcgtccgcggcggccaccaGGAGCGGCTCGTCCACGCTCTCAACAACCCCACCCGCTCGGAGAAGACGAGGCTCCTCCTGCCGCGCAAGAAAAATAGATGGGCGTTCGAGGAGCTACCCACGGCCGAGCTCAACACTTTTCTGCCGATAGACGTCTCGTTCGCCAGCTACACTGCGTGCCGGAGTCCCAACGGCGGCGACTGCGACGCTGCAGCCAACGAGTTCCCAAAGAAGCCAGAGGTTACGGAACCCTTGCGGAACCAGTATGTGATGGTCGTCGACACGGATAACGGGCCTCCGCGCGAATTCTTGCGCACTCTCCGGTCAAACAGTGTTCCCTTTTATGCCTCCATCTTCAAGGAGTGGTACAGCGAGCGGCTGAGGCCGTGGGTGGATTTTGTCCCCATCGATCTGCGCCTCCATGCATTGCACGGCACTCTCGCGTATTTCACCGGCATCCAGGACGGCAAGAAAAACCAAGACATACGCAAGCTGAACGGAAGGGAGCTTGTGATGCGGGGCCGGCCGGAAGACGCTGAATGGATTGCTGAGCAGGGGAAACGCTGGGCTGAAAAAGCGCTGCGGAGGGAGGACATGGAAGTCTATTTATTCCGGCTATTACTGGAATGGGGGCGGATTGTGGACGACAACAGGGACGAGAGTAGATTTGTATTACCATAGTTTCCAAGATGAGTTGTATACAATGGCTGGATAttttcccccttttttttttttaaaaaaaaaaaaaaaatcaaaCTGACCGCCGTCCTGTGCCAGTAGTAAATAGCAGCGATACCTTAACTCAAGCATCATGACAGCGACTCCTCCAGCAACGGATGCTGGCCGTGTCCCATCGCCCTGATCTGGATCTGCATGCTCTCCAGGACGCGCGCCTTGAGACTTTGATCCTCAATGTCCCAATCCGGAAACAGGCCATGAGCGCTCGTGAAGTGGTAGTTCTTCAAAATGTGCCACATGCGCATGATTTCGTCGGCGCTTAGGGGAATCATGTTGGGGATACTCCACAGAAAGCTGAAGGTATTCACTCCCTTGGGCCGCTCCCTCGGATTTCCCAGCGCATCAATGCTCCAGTTGCTCCGCCCGGCCGGCGTCATCATCAGCGTGTCCGCGGTGAAGAGATGTCCCTCATAGAGCAAAACCACTGGGTAAGCGTGTCAGCACATTCTCGCCCTGACTCTTCCCTCTTACCAAGGCAGCGGGAAGCAGTTCTGGCGACTTACAGCTCCCCGGGAAGTGGCCCCCCAACTTGACCACCCTGACTCCCGTGTCGACCCCGTCCACCTCCACCTTCGTCTCGATTTCGTCCAAAAACAACTGCCTCTCCTCGTTCCGCCGCGCAAGCCACCGCTTGTCGTCCGCTGCAAGGTAGACCTTGCAATTGAACCGCTCCGCCCATTCCAGGTGCGACGAATAGAAATGCGGGTGCGAAATCACCATCGCCTTGACGCCGCCCATGTCATTCACTTTCTGCACCGTCTCCTCATCCAGGTACGTGATGCAATCCCACAGCACGTTGCCCGCAGGCGTCGGTATGAGCACCGCGCGCTGGCCAATGGCGAACTTCGGAACGGTTATGATGGATGTGAAGAGGGGCGGCTGTCCAGATGCGGAGAGGGAAGGAAGAGGATGCGGGCGGAAGGGGTGAAACTCGTTGTGGTGttcgccggcctcgcgcagcgccgcgagggTGGTGAAGCTCTggcccgacggcggcgtgtACTGGCGCGGATCATCGCAGATAAAGCACGTCGTCAGGGCGGTGCGGTCGGCCGTGCCGTGCTGCGTGCCGCAGGTGTTGCAGACGAGgtaggaagaggaagatacCATGATGAAAATATGGTAATGCCTTGAGGGGCTGTGCTTTGATGATCGGGGCTCGTTGGAGAGCTTGTGGTCCGATAGAGGCTCAATGTTCAACACACCCGACACCCTGACTTACACAGCATACACAGAGAGAGTACCTACGCACCGCGTATCCGGATCGAGAAGCTTCAGGGCGGGGTAAGGAAGAAGTGCAGGTAAGGGAGGTAAGACGGGGAAATTCCGGCCGTGTCTGCTTTACCAGACATGAAAGGTAGGTATGTACCCGCATTGTAGAAAGCAGTACGTCATTAAATGTACGTCGTGAGAACCGGCAAGACTGCGCCGTCGCACTGAGCGAAGTTAGGTGCACCGAGTCCGTTTGGCGATAGACGTCATATTTCCCTTGAACCCACTTTCCCGTTGTGCTGAACGAAGTGGAAAAAGGAGGCTTCAAGAAAAGGGTTGGACCATTCACCTAACTAAATAGGCCAATGAGGTCAGCCCGCAGGTCATCCATGATGGATTCAAAGCAGACGGCCAATGAATACCTACATTACACGGTACATACCTAACTGAGGTCAAAGGCTAGGTTGGAACTGAAGAGCGTAGTTCCTTCATTTCAGGCCTGTTAAATCTGCCGTGAAGAGGAAACCTGCAGCCCTCCACGCTGCCGTTGCAATGCCAGCCTGCATCGCGTGGGGAGACATTGCCTGGAGAAACACTTCTCGGAATGCTGCCCCGGGCAAGGctggcagccgccgctgcgaGACCTTGCATCTTGCTGAATGGAACGGTGACAGATCCCCCACTCGATCTCTCATGGCGGACAGGCTGCATTCCAGCCCAACCCCAAATTCCGGCCCCTCCTTGCCCCCCTTCTCCcacctccctccctccaAATCCAGCCCGGTCCTCTCGGCCCTACACGACAACCTGTTCGATTCGGGAGAAACGACCAGAAACAACAACTAACCATCGTCTCATTATTATTAAGCACAGGCTGGGCAGCGCGCAGCGCACGAGACGTGGCAGTCCCCGAGACCTGGTCTCGCCTGCCGACTTAATGCCATACTCTCTGTCGCCACAGCATGATTCTATTCCGATCCCTGGCTTGGGCAGCGAAGACGGGTATCATCGTCCGGAACTCTCACAATTCAGCAATTGAACTCGCTTATTGGGCACGCCATCCTGCTCTTTGTGTTCCTTGTGTCCCCTGACCCCCCACCTTACACTGCCATCGCTGACGTCGCGTTGTCAGATCTGTGCGACTtgggcgcgccgcctccgccacgATCGCTGACTTGGCCCGCTCCGGTTGAGGGAATCCCCCTGACAGCCCTAGGCACAAAGATGCAGAAAGTAGAACACGTCATCGACGCTTTGCGGGAAAGATGAAGGCCTCCTGAACTCGACGCGAGCCCAACGTCTATTCCGAGTGCTACCCCTGGTCTAACTTGGCAAGTAGCTGTCTCGATGCCTAAGCCGATGTGTGTACACATTCAGCACTTCTCCGTTTGCTTGTGCCACCATCGACCCGACCCCAGGAAAACAGGAAAATAGGCAAAAGCCGTCACGAACACAGAAAGAAATCACGTGGAGGAGAAAAGGAAAACCCCCTAGGACCCTTCCCTGATTCGCTTTTTTTTGGACACTATCGAGACAGAACTCTAAGCTGACAGTGCGTCTGGACTGTGCCTCTGTATCTCATTGTTACATGGTTTGCACCAAGCCGTCATAAGAGGGAATACACGTGAGAAAACAAGAAGTGGCCAAGTCTGGCCCATCCAGCCCCTGGCCGAgggacggggacggcgaGTAGACGTCAGGAGCTGTGCAACGTTTTGAAGCCTGTCGCAACGAGACTTCTCTTGGTGTCTTTGGCATCAGACGGTGCACTCCAGTAGAACAGCCCCTGTACGGAATTAAGGTCAGCACGCAGAGTGGCGGGAGAGACAGACGGAAGAAAAGGACTGGAAAGCTTGTACATACCCCCAGCCCCTTTTGCTTGCAAAAGGTAGCCTTCACCTTGACCGTGTCCGGGTTGTCATAAGTGACGAAGCCGCCATCCCCGCCCACGCATTGCGCCGCAACGGCCCGCTTGTCGACTTGCTCCTTGGTCCCCTTCCTCGGGAGCTGGCTGTACTCGAACGAACCATCGTTGCCCCCCGAACCGCGGTTCTTGTGGCCCGGCCCGGTCACATGGAGGAAGCTGCGCCCAAAGAGCGGAATCCCGAGCAGGATCTTCTTGCCAGGCACGCCAGAGGACATGATGTATTGCGCGCCAGAGGCCCCGGACGGCTCGTCCTTGTTGATGGCGTAGAGCTGGGCGTGATGGCCGCTCTTGTGGGTCCAGTCGCCAAAGAAGTCGTAGGCTGTGAGATTGAGCGTGTCGAGGTATGCGCTGGTCTGCTGGAGGTCGATGTTTTGAAGGAtcggcttcgccgccggcagagCGGCAGTGAGCAGGTAGCGGTCCTCGGGGAGATGGATGCGGATCGCCGCCACAAGCGCGAGGAAGTCATTCCCTTGCTGCGGGGTGCATGGATATTCCCAAACAACTGAGGCGATGCTGTCAACGTTGCCCCGATCGAGTGATCTGCTGGGACCTGCAGAAAGGGAAAAGGGGCAGGAACTGACTGTCGATGCCGTCGAGGCCTGACGCCTCGACCAAGCCTCGAGCAGAGCGAGCAAAATTGTCTCGGAGGACGGCGTTGGAGGCCACGATGGGGAAAGTCTCGGCCGACTCGCCGCCACCGATGGAGAGCAGAACTTGCAAGTGGGGGTATCGCGCCTTGAGATGCATTAGGGATCCCAAAGCGCCTTGAACACCGTCACACGGCGCTCTGGCATCGGCATATTCGTCACTTAGCTAGCTCCCAACCTCGTCAGACGGCCGCTGGAGCAATCGAGATGCAGCGAACTCACCAATACCCCTCCGTCCGGCATCACGTTGGCAAAGGCGTAGTAGACCCGGTTGATGCATCCGTAGTTCAGCTGGCCGGGCGTGTCCCCGTTGTAGACCCTGTAGTTGGGCCAGTATACGGCGTTCGTGTATATAACATGGGCCGCGCTTGTGATGCGAGACTTGCGTGACGAGGATGACATGGTGCTCAGAAATGCTGGGAGGGCGGCCGATACGGCGTGCCGAAGCGGGCGAAGCTAAGAGCGTTTGGGACAGATTGAGTCCACGAAGTATGCAGAGAGAGCGAGGTCAACCGCTCACTCAAGGCCCTGGCTGCGTGATTATCCTCCCTTTTCAGCAAGAGGCTTGGGCCAGCGCATGTTGGACTGACGGACTGGAGGTGCTGGTCGGGCAGCAAGGGGCCGCCGGGTGGCAGGGGAGACAACAGACTTGGGAGACGTGTGTGTT belongs to Thermothielavioides terrestris NRRL 8126 chromosome 5, complete sequence and includes:
- a CDS encoding glycosyltransferase family 90 protein (CAZy_ID 269968), giving the protein MTLFDALGVWINESRASLIIGVVMLTLGTYLASSQDPPSTFFCSSQDRRLFIGFLQWTGLLLDAAIAVVAWRTLAWARTTKSRLRTLSVILLVSSLGAALAYWTSRLVFHASLAGYHFRGLDSLYFFDVVVDGLAFSAFLIATSLLATEGSPLSLVGTITFILGLPLAVQKTRLIGTWENVSPVVTYLALMCICFGFSSFIYASNMQSVAIVHRAFVVFLLVILTIAATIYTPIKALQIVDNHPLVKVIYNARIEADRWLRHATVSDSLPVAVQEYKERHNGREPPPKFDIWYDFAKNRRSEILDHFPQMENDLLPFWGIPPAKIREDTRRAAAEPDMAMLQIRGGKPQHNLPPGSPYKAVMDDLLDLVKGFAGHLPDMELTINLDERPRVLAPWDEVQRVTRTAYRKRVSKLLPRAAPNLGEMPEAQAAITDKLVAQKNFTSVRALREMTALTCPPGTKARAATHWDIRDFCTACAEPQSQGLYLANWPLSQDICHQSDLLRLHSFHMTSPELRPLQELVPVFSRAKTDSYSDILIPLRRISEPAEPTTETFDMKYKQLFWRGNVARLGSSHELVRGGHQERLVHALNNPTRSEKTRLLLPRKKNRWAFEELPTAELNTFLPIDVSFASYTACRSPNGGDCDAAANEFPKKPEVTEPLRNQYVMVVDTDNGPPREFLRTLRSNSVPFYASIFKEWYSERLRPWVDFVPIDLRLHALHGTLAYFTGIQDGKKNQDIRKLNGRELVMRGRPEDAEWIAEQGKRWAEKALRREDMEVYLFRLLLEWGRIVDDNRDESRFVLP
- a CDS encoding glycoside hydrolase family 18 protein (CAZy_ID 269969); the encoded protein is MSSSSRKSRITSAAHVIYTNAVYWPNYRVYNGDTPGQLNYGCINRVYYAFANVMPDGGVLLSDEYADARAPCDGVQGALGSLMHLKARYPHLQVLLSIGGGESAETFPIVASNAVLRDNFARSARGLVEASGLDGIDIVWEYPCTPQQGNDFLALVAAIRIHLPEDRYLLTAALPAAKPILQNIDLQQTSAYLDTLNLTAYDFFGDWTHKSGHHAQLYAINKDEPSGASGAQYIMSSGVPGKKILLGIPLFGRSFLHVTGPGHKNRGSGGNDGSFEYSQLPRKGTKEQVDKRAVAAQCVGGDGGFVTYDNPDTVKGLFYWSAPSDAKDTKRSLVATGFKTLHSS